A part of Denitratisoma oestradiolicum genomic DNA contains:
- a CDS encoding PRTRC system ParB family protein, with the protein MQLQASIKVGNILPGRNPRGYFDPSEMTELEESVKSKGVLQPILVRPRDSGRYEIVAGERRWRAAKKVLGDDYEIPVLVRDLDDGEADEAALIENIQRANMSPTEEAEAAAKILGRCQGDRDEAARRLGWSRSTLDKRLALMNCSEKVRRALSERRIQLGHAELLAAVTRDKQDAVLEKLLSQASLPTVVQFRGQLEQISRALGSAIFDKGECAGCPHNSGNQQALFGEAIATGHCTHGACFDAKAEAALDAKKASLSDDYPTIRIVRPGENFTLLRLVAEGDTGVGDDQAKACRACKNFGAAISAVPGKLGNVYPDLCFDASCNAKKVALRIKAEKEKNAPAASSSKGSGGKTASTSKSSVKAGAKTEAKVQDSQRVKDYRLEVWRKALRRELMANRESNLTVLIALALSGNARHIGDTKLTKALSALVKQDYASFTFKTDEAARVIAQSDEAVREKMFLGLAASAADGIEEKTLVQLLKYLDIDLARHWKLCEDFLKLLTKSEIEAMCDEIGLKATMGGAFAKAMNGKKDEIIKALLNVAAFPYEGKVPRSMRFNVE; encoded by the coding sequence ATGCAACTACAAGCGTCAATCAAGGTCGGGAACATTCTTCCCGGCCGCAATCCTCGTGGCTACTTCGACCCCTCGGAGATGACGGAGCTGGAAGAGTCCGTGAAATCGAAGGGTGTGCTTCAGCCGATTCTGGTGCGTCCCCGCGATTCGGGTCGCTATGAAATCGTCGCCGGCGAACGCCGGTGGCGGGCGGCGAAGAAGGTGTTGGGGGACGATTATGAAATCCCGGTGCTGGTGCGCGATCTCGACGATGGCGAAGCCGATGAGGCGGCGCTGATCGAAAACATTCAGCGTGCCAACATGAGTCCTACCGAGGAAGCCGAAGCGGCGGCCAAGATTCTTGGACGTTGCCAGGGCGATCGGGACGAGGCGGCCCGCCGTCTGGGGTGGTCACGGTCGACGCTCGACAAGCGGCTCGCGCTGATGAATTGCTCGGAAAAGGTCCGTCGGGCCTTGTCGGAGCGACGTATTCAGTTGGGCCATGCCGAGTTGTTGGCGGCGGTCACGCGCGACAAGCAGGACGCGGTGCTGGAGAAGCTGCTTTCCCAGGCCAGCCTGCCGACGGTAGTCCAGTTTCGCGGACAACTTGAACAAATCTCGCGGGCGCTGGGAAGCGCCATCTTCGACAAGGGCGAGTGCGCCGGTTGTCCCCATAACTCGGGGAACCAGCAGGCGCTCTTCGGCGAGGCGATTGCGACAGGGCACTGCACCCACGGGGCATGCTTTGATGCGAAAGCCGAGGCCGCGCTGGATGCCAAGAAGGCGTCTCTGAGTGACGACTATCCGACCATTCGGATTGTTCGCCCCGGAGAAAACTTCACTTTGCTGCGACTCGTGGCGGAGGGCGATACCGGCGTCGGCGACGATCAGGCGAAAGCCTGCCGTGCTTGCAAGAACTTTGGCGCCGCCATTTCCGCGGTGCCGGGCAAGCTGGGGAACGTCTATCCCGATCTGTGTTTCGATGCGTCATGCAATGCCAAGAAGGTGGCGCTGCGCATCAAGGCGGAGAAGGAGAAAAACGCGCCAGCGGCGAGTTCGAGCAAGGGATCGGGCGGCAAGACTGCCTCGACGTCCAAGTCGTCGGTCAAGGCGGGCGCCAAGACTGAAGCCAAGGTCCAGGACTCGCAACGGGTCAAGGATTATCGGTTGGAGGTGTGGCGCAAGGCGCTGCGGCGGGAGTTGATGGCGAATCGCGAGAGCAATCTCACGGTACTCATTGCGCTCGCGCTGTCAGGCAATGCCCGGCATATCGGCGATACCAAGCTGACCAAGGCCTTGAGCGCGCTCGTGAAGCAGGACTATGCGAGCTTCACGTTCAAGACCGACGAGGCGGCGCGGGTCATTGCCCAGTCGGATGAAGCGGTCCGGGAAAAGATGTTCCTGGGACTGGCGGCATCGGCAGCCGATGGCATTGAGGAGAAAACCCTGGTTCAGCTCCTCAAGTACCTCGACATCGATCTGGCGCGGCACTGGAAGCTCTGCGAAGACTTTCTGAAGCTGCTCACCAAGAGCGAGATCGAGGCGATGTGCGACGAGATCGGACTGAAAGCCACCATGGGCGGGGCATTTGCCAAGGCCATGAACGGAAAGAAGGACGAGATCATCAAGGCGCTGCTGAACGTGGCTGCCTTCCCCTACGAGGGCAAGGTGCCGCGCTCGATGCGCTTCAACGTCGAGTAA
- a CDS encoding recombinase RecT has product MSQTLRNIQKSRQGASSNVVPFPTMLEKFKGEIARALPKHLSPDRMARIALTAFRMNPKLSETDPRSVFAAVIQSCQLGLEIGLMGEAHLVPFGSQCQLIPGYQGLMKLARNSGIVQDIYGHEVRINDKFDIVLGLNRSLMHEPLKKNGFPASDEERGMIVGFYAVGVFKDGTRTFHAMSNEQVEQVRDKSRGYQMAKKYGKESPWDTHFIPMGLKTLIRRLCNLLPKSPELAMALAMDELHERGETQNIGITEAIDGSWAPIIDDESEDQDSGGQGQGDKDSGPGRNAASVNPPSTVTDIFGEEGK; this is encoded by the coding sequence ATGTCTCAAACCTTGCGCAATATCCAGAAGTCCCGTCAAGGCGCGTCGTCGAATGTAGTGCCGTTTCCGACCATGCTGGAGAAGTTCAAGGGCGAAATCGCCCGTGCGCTGCCCAAGCACCTGAGTCCGGATCGGATGGCGCGGATCGCTCTGACTGCATTTCGCATGAATCCCAAGCTGTCCGAAACGGATCCTCGCAGTGTCTTTGCGGCGGTCATCCAGTCCTGTCAGTTGGGGCTGGAAATTGGTCTGATGGGCGAAGCTCACCTCGTACCCTTTGGTAGCCAGTGTCAGTTGATTCCCGGCTATCAGGGCCTCATGAAGCTCGCTCGCAACAGCGGGATCGTGCAAGACATCTACGGCCACGAGGTGCGCATCAACGACAAGTTCGACATCGTGCTTGGCCTCAATCGTTCACTGATGCACGAGCCGTTGAAGAAGAATGGCTTTCCGGCATCCGACGAGGAACGCGGAATGATTGTCGGGTTCTATGCCGTCGGAGTTTTCAAGGACGGCACCCGCACATTTCACGCCATGTCGAACGAGCAGGTCGAGCAGGTGCGGGATAAGTCCCGTGGCTATCAGATGGCGAAGAAGTATGGGAAGGAAAGCCCCTGGGACACGCATTTCATTCCCATGGGCCTCAAGACCCTGATTCGCCGTTTGTGCAACCTGCTGCCGAAGTCACCCGAACTGGCGATGGCACTTGCCATGGATGAGCTGCATGAGCGCGGCGAGACCCAGAACATTGGGATTACCGAGGCTATCGACGGCTCCTGGGCGCCGATCATCGACGATGAGTCGGAGGACCAGGATTCCGGTGGGCAGGGGCAAGGCGACAAGGACTCCGGTCCCGGTCGTAATGCCGCCTCGGTCAATCCGCCGTCCACTGTCACTGACATCTTCGGGGAAGAGGGCAAGTGA
- a CDS encoding PD-(D/E)XK nuclease-like domain-containing protein, producing the protein MQMNHPGLLLMPAKRYHADKSIGHSGIVKMLKSPAHLREYLDHPHQPTPAMAFGTAVHTYVFEQERFAEDFVVAEKFDRRTKEGKEAAARFEEEHQGKTLITAEDIATLTLMRAAVYCHQGAASLIRKGEAELSAFWTDPATGLACKCRPDWFNGEAIVDLKTCIDASSGGFSRSIANFGYDIQAAFYVDGIKAVTGMELPFLFVAVEKEAPYAVAVYRADPEVIEVGRTKYRAALQLLKWCQESGSWPAYQPGGEIELISLPRWAANAEAFELDAA; encoded by the coding sequence ATGCAAATGAATCATCCCGGCCTGCTGCTCATGCCGGCCAAGCGGTATCACGCGGACAAGTCCATCGGACACTCCGGCATCGTCAAGATGCTGAAGAGCCCGGCGCATCTTCGTGAATACCTCGACCATCCGCACCAACCGACGCCAGCGATGGCATTCGGTACCGCGGTCCATACCTATGTGTTCGAACAGGAACGCTTTGCCGAGGATTTCGTGGTGGCGGAGAAGTTTGACCGTCGCACCAAGGAAGGCAAGGAGGCGGCAGCCAGATTCGAGGAGGAGCATCAGGGCAAGACGCTGATTACCGCGGAAGATATTGCCACCTTGACCCTCATGCGAGCGGCTGTGTATTGCCATCAAGGGGCAGCCAGTCTGATCCGTAAGGGTGAGGCCGAGCTGTCTGCATTCTGGACCGACCCGGCGACCGGGCTGGCCTGCAAGTGTCGGCCGGACTGGTTCAACGGTGAAGCCATCGTTGATCTCAAGACCTGCATCGATGCAAGCAGCGGCGGTTTCTCACGATCCATCGCGAACTTCGGCTACGACATCCAGGCGGCGTTCTACGTCGATGGGATCAAGGCCGTGACCGGAATGGAGCTTCCATTTCTGTTTGTCGCCGTGGAGAAGGAGGCGCCGTACGCCGTGGCGGTCTATCGCGCCGATCCCGAAGTCATCGAGGTCGGTCGCACGAAGTACCGGGCGGCACTTCAACTGCTGAAGTGGTGCCAGGAGTCTGGAAGCTGGCCGGCATATCAACCTGGCGGCGAGATCGAACTGATCTCGTTGCCACGCTGGGCTGCCAACGCCGAAGCCTTCGAGTTGGACGCCGCCTGA
- the ssb gene encoding single-stranded DNA-binding protein: MASLNRVTLIGNLGADPEVRYTQSREAIATIRIATTETYKDKSSGERKEITEWHRVVFFGRTAEVVGEYLKKGSPIYVEGRIQTRKWQDKDGQDRYVVEILASEMKMLGSRPSDSDAPEASNSKRTGKRTGNGNAKPAAASGPAFEDVPDIEPF; the protein is encoded by the coding sequence ATGGCATCACTCAACAGAGTCACCCTCATCGGCAACCTCGGTGCCGACCCAGAGGTTCGTTACACCCAGAGCCGCGAAGCGATCGCCACCATTCGGATCGCAACGACGGAGACGTACAAGGACAAGTCGTCCGGTGAGCGCAAGGAAATCACCGAATGGCACCGCGTCGTCTTTTTCGGTCGTACTGCCGAAGTCGTTGGCGAGTACCTGAAAAAGGGCTCCCCCATCTACGTCGAAGGTCGCATCCAGACCCGCAAATGGCAGGACAAGGACGGCCAGGATCGTTACGTGGTCGAGATCCTCGCCAGCGAGATGAAGATGCTGGGCAGTCGGCCTTCCGATAGCGATGCTCCGGAAGCCAGTAACAGCAAGCGCACTGGCAAGCGTACCGGCAACGGTAACGCAAAACCCGCTGCCGCTTCGGGACCCGCATTCGAGGACGTACCCGACATCGAGCCGTTCTGA
- a CDS encoding ATP-dependent helicase, which produces MELNPYQERAVVANGHCTVLACPGSGKTRVLAARAAHLLGTNERGRLCAVTFTRDAADELKSRILAACGKTNAVRLAVGTFHSIALSQMRRNKSSGLGRLISDGERLSLIRRCWQQHAKRLPLESIVQAIDAAKSRLEWKPSECAEIEAALQSYGEVLQAEGSVDFADLMLQAVRDIQSKTMPPLSIRWLLVDEAQDMDAVQMEWVKTHADHGIEITLVGDDDQSLYSFRHAMGYEGLRHISEYLSSAVMSLPINYRCPENVLQHANRLIAHNADRAPKNVEAFRKSPGVIDVIRLSDRWSEADLIASRIQAESEKAQWAILARTNNIIDKVEVAFADRDIPYHRMGGKSVWNKTVGSTLLGLLRSVGDGSWTGVANALYFTGMAPRLVNELSRIQGITCHERLDQIIAEYDHSTSPKSDETLLISLHDGMHDWVDQDKRERQALVIHAVTAWLADRTTEENGTLLRRLEGILCRLNGSLSVRLMKAASRSKAVGKGAAIMTLHAAKGLEFSNVWILGAEEGNLPHSDSTPEEERRLFYVGMTRSKNRLIVSSAAKEGSASRYITESELKPCQN; this is translated from the coding sequence GTGGAACTCAATCCTTACCAAGAACGCGCGGTCGTCGCCAATGGCCATTGCACGGTGCTTGCGTGCCCTGGCTCAGGCAAGACACGGGTTCTGGCCGCGCGTGCAGCGCATCTTCTTGGAACGAACGAACGGGGACGTCTTTGCGCTGTTACCTTCACGCGCGATGCGGCAGATGAACTGAAGTCGCGGATTCTGGCCGCTTGTGGCAAGACCAACGCGGTGCGATTGGCGGTCGGGACGTTTCATTCCATTGCGCTATCTCAAATGCGCCGCAACAAAAGTTCAGGACTGGGGCGCCTCATCTCCGATGGCGAGCGTCTCTCGCTGATTCGTCGCTGTTGGCAGCAGCACGCAAAGCGACTGCCCTTGGAAAGCATCGTCCAGGCAATCGATGCGGCCAAGTCCAGACTCGAATGGAAACCGTCGGAATGCGCTGAAATCGAGGCCGCCCTTCAGAGCTACGGTGAAGTTCTTCAGGCGGAGGGATCCGTCGATTTTGCCGACCTGATGCTACAGGCCGTTCGCGACATCCAGTCGAAAACGATGCCGCCACTTTCAATTCGCTGGCTTCTTGTCGATGAAGCGCAGGACATGGACGCGGTACAGATGGAGTGGGTCAAAACCCATGCCGATCACGGCATCGAGATCACGCTGGTCGGCGACGACGACCAGAGCCTGTACTCGTTTCGCCATGCGATGGGTTACGAGGGCCTACGGCACATCTCCGAATACCTATCGTCGGCTGTCATGTCCCTTCCGATCAACTACCGCTGCCCTGAAAACGTTCTTCAGCATGCCAATCGGCTGATCGCCCATAACGCGGATCGTGCGCCGAAGAACGTTGAGGCTTTCCGCAAGTCTCCAGGCGTCATCGACGTCATTCGGTTATCAGACCGATGGAGCGAGGCCGACTTGATCGCATCTCGCATCCAAGCCGAGTCGGAGAAAGCACAGTGGGCGATACTTGCCCGAACCAACAACATCATCGACAAAGTGGAAGTCGCATTTGCTGATAGGGACATTCCATATCACCGCATGGGAGGGAAGAGCGTATGGAACAAAACCGTGGGCAGCACACTGCTCGGGCTCTTGCGATCAGTAGGCGATGGAAGTTGGACCGGTGTTGCCAATGCACTGTACTTCACTGGAATGGCTCCCCGGCTCGTCAACGAACTCTCTCGGATTCAGGGCATCACCTGCCACGAACGTCTCGATCAAATCATCGCGGAATATGATCATTCTACGAGTCCGAAAAGCGATGAAACGCTTCTGATAAGTCTCCACGACGGAATGCATGACTGGGTCGATCAAGACAAGCGGGAACGCCAGGCATTGGTAATTCACGCCGTCACGGCCTGGCTGGCTGATCGAACCACAGAAGAAAATGGAACACTATTGCGTCGGCTAGAAGGAATTCTGTGCCGGCTCAACGGCAGTTTGTCGGTGCGGCTGATGAAAGCGGCTAGTCGGTCGAAAGCTGTCGGCAAAGGTGCTGCCATCATGACATTGCACGCAGCGAAAGGATTGGAGTTTTCGAATGTTTGGATTCTCGGTGCCGAGGAAGGCAACCTACCCCATTCGGACTCCACACCGGAGGAAGAACGGCGGCTCTTTTACGTCGGAATGACCCGGTCGAAAAATCGGCTGATCGTCAGCAGTGCGGCGAAGGAAGGATCGGCATCCAGGTACATCACGGAGTCTGAACTCAAGCCCTGCCAAAACTAG
- a CDS encoding helix-turn-helix transcriptional regulator produces the protein MNDPILTKRFIRRNELRKLIPVADTTIYELERAGNFPKRFNLTARCVVWDLEEIEEWIAERRAALTKKVSPPDVRQRKTRPVRRDT, from the coding sequence ATGAATGATCCAATCCTTACCAAACGATTCATTCGCCGCAATGAACTTCGCAAGCTCATTCCGGTGGCCGACACTACAATCTACGAACTGGAGAGGGCCGGCAATTTTCCCAAGCGCTTCAACCTGACTGCTCGATGTGTCGTTTGGGATCTGGAAGAGATCGAAGAATGGATCGCCGAGCGTAGAGCGGCGCTCACAAAGAAGGTCTCACCGCCTGATGTCCGGCAGCGCAAGACCCGGCCGGTTCGGCGAGATACATGA
- a CDS encoding tyrosine-type recombinase/integrase: protein MLTDTQIKNLKPTEKLYKMVDRDGLYVAVTPSGVVSFRLDYRLHGRRETVVLGQYGPDGITLGEARDLLIAAKKAIAAGKSPAKEKQRALQKTKEAKTFGEFTDLWLNDNRMADSTKAMRKSIIDRDVAPVFGKRLLREVTSDDLRSLCEKIKARNAPATAVHVREIVGQVFRFAIERGHKVPNPADDVKASAIATFKAKDRALSPDEIRIFFEEIDHVGTLPTIKLALRLILLTLVRKGELLNATWDEVAFMEATWTIPAARMKARRPHVVYLSQQALDIMIALKTCAGGSKFLLPSRYEGDKGMSNATLNRVIDVTVERAKKKELPLEEFSVHDLRRTGSTLLHEAGFNSDWIEKCLAHEQRGVRAVYNKAEYAQQRRDMLQQWANMVDGWISGMKVTPILSKAA, encoded by the coding sequence ATGCTCACTGATACCCAGATCAAGAACCTCAAGCCCACCGAGAAGCTCTACAAAATGGTGGATCGCGATGGACTGTACGTCGCTGTTACACCGTCCGGGGTTGTCTCTTTCCGGCTCGACTATCGGTTACATGGCCGCCGAGAAACGGTGGTCTTGGGCCAGTACGGTCCTGACGGCATCACCCTGGGTGAGGCGAGGGATCTGCTTATCGCGGCCAAGAAAGCGATTGCCGCAGGAAAGTCTCCGGCGAAGGAAAAGCAACGCGCCCTTCAAAAGACGAAAGAGGCCAAGACGTTCGGTGAATTTACTGATCTCTGGCTAAACGACAATCGAATGGCCGATAGCACCAAGGCGATGAGGAAGAGCATCATCGATCGCGACGTGGCTCCCGTATTCGGTAAGCGGCTCCTGCGAGAGGTAACTTCCGATGACCTTCGTTCTCTTTGTGAAAAGATCAAGGCTCGGAATGCGCCAGCTACCGCGGTGCACGTCAGAGAGATTGTTGGACAGGTTTTCCGGTTTGCCATCGAACGTGGGCACAAGGTTCCCAATCCAGCCGATGATGTAAAGGCGTCTGCGATTGCGACCTTCAAAGCCAAGGATCGCGCTCTATCCCCCGACGAAATACGGATTTTCTTCGAAGAGATCGACCATGTCGGGACGCTGCCCACCATCAAATTGGCGTTGCGGTTGATACTGCTGACGCTGGTCCGTAAGGGGGAGCTGCTCAATGCGACGTGGGATGAGGTGGCCTTCATGGAGGCCACTTGGACAATTCCAGCGGCGCGTATGAAGGCTCGCAGGCCACATGTGGTGTATCTATCGCAGCAGGCGCTGGACATCATGATTGCCCTCAAGACTTGTGCCGGTGGGTCAAAGTTTCTGCTTCCTTCCCGATATGAAGGCGACAAAGGCATGTCCAACGCGACGTTGAATCGCGTCATCGATGTGACCGTCGAACGCGCGAAGAAAAAGGAACTGCCGTTGGAGGAGTTTTCGGTGCATGACTTACGCCGGACCGGATCAACGCTGCTCCATGAAGCTGGGTTCAATTCTGATTGGATCGAGAAATGCCTAGCTCACGAACAACGAGGGGTAAGGGCGGTGTACAACAAGGCTGAATATGCACAGCAGAGAAGGGACATGCTTCAGCAATGGGCAAATATGGTTGATGGCTGGATTTCAGGGATGAAAGTGACCCCGATACTCAGCAAGGCTGCATGA
- the guaA gene encoding glutamine-hydrolyzing GMP synthase produces MSHQKILILDFGSQVTQLIARRVREQQVYCELHPFDVSAEFIRQFNPQGIILSGGPNSVYEAEEWRAPQVVFELGVPVLGICYGMQTMAQQLGGKVESSGKREFGYAEIRARGHSELFRGIQDRSNAAGHGLLDVWMSHGDKVTEMPAGFKVIASSESCPVAAMADETRKFYAVQFHPEVTHTLKGKEMIARFVHEICGCGHDWNMPDYVNEAIEKVRAQVGQEEVILGLSGGVDSSVVAALLHRAIGEQLTCVFVDNGLLRLNEAEQVMETFARNLGVKVIHVDATEQFMGHLKGVSDPEAKRKIIGREFVEVFQAEAQKLPNARWLAQGTIYPDVIESAGSKTGKAHTIKSHHNVGGLPETLNLKLLEPLRELFKDEVRELGIALGLPHEMVYRHPFPGPGLGVRILGEVRKDFADLLRRADAIFIDELRAADWYDKTSQAFAVFLPVKSVGVMGDGRTYEYVVALRAVQTQDFMTAHWAELPHSLLGKVSNRIINEVRGINRVVYDISGKPPATIEWE; encoded by the coding sequence ATGTCCCACCAGAAGATTCTCATCCTCGATTTCGGTTCCCAGGTCACCCAGCTTATCGCTCGCCGGGTGAGGGAGCAGCAGGTTTATTGCGAACTGCATCCCTTCGATGTCTCTGCCGAATTCATCCGCCAGTTCAATCCTCAAGGGATCATCCTCTCCGGCGGTCCCAACTCGGTATACGAAGCCGAGGAGTGGAGGGCGCCCCAGGTGGTTTTCGAACTGGGGGTGCCGGTGCTGGGCATCTGCTACGGCATGCAGACCATGGCCCAGCAACTGGGAGGCAAGGTGGAAAGCTCCGGCAAGCGGGAGTTCGGCTACGCGGAAATTCGTGCCCGAGGCCATTCCGAGCTGTTCAGGGGTATTCAGGACCGTAGCAACGCCGCAGGTCATGGCCTGCTGGACGTCTGGATGAGTCACGGCGACAAAGTCACGGAGATGCCGGCTGGCTTCAAGGTCATCGCCAGCAGCGAATCCTGTCCGGTGGCCGCCATGGCCGACGAGACGCGCAAGTTCTACGCCGTGCAGTTCCATCCGGAAGTGACCCACACCCTCAAGGGCAAGGAAATGATTGCCCGCTTCGTCCATGAGATCTGCGGTTGCGGCCACGACTGGAACATGCCCGACTACGTGAACGAAGCCATCGAAAAGGTGCGTGCCCAGGTGGGGCAGGAAGAGGTGATCCTTGGTCTCTCCGGCGGGGTGGACTCCTCCGTGGTGGCTGCGCTGCTGCACCGGGCCATCGGCGAGCAACTGACCTGCGTCTTCGTAGACAACGGCCTTCTGCGTCTCAATGAGGCCGAGCAAGTGATGGAGACCTTCGCCCGCAACCTGGGGGTCAAGGTGATCCACGTGGATGCCACCGAACAGTTCATGGGCCACCTCAAAGGCGTGTCCGACCCGGAGGCCAAGCGCAAGATCATCGGCCGCGAATTCGTCGAGGTATTCCAGGCCGAGGCCCAGAAGCTGCCCAACGCCAGGTGGCTGGCCCAGGGCACCATCTATCCCGACGTGATCGAGTCGGCCGGTTCGAAAACCGGCAAGGCCCACACCATCAAGAGCCACCACAACGTGGGCGGCCTGCCCGAGACCCTCAACCTCAAGCTGCTGGAGCCCCTGCGGGAGCTGTTCAAGGACGAGGTGCGGGAACTGGGTATCGCCCTGGGGCTGCCCCACGAGATGGTCTATCGTCATCCTTTCCCCGGCCCCGGCCTCGGTGTTCGCATCCTCGGCGAGGTGCGAAAGGACTTCGCTGACCTGCTGCGCCGGGCCGACGCCATCTTCATCGACGAACTGCGGGCCGCCGACTGGTACGACAAGACCAGCCAGGCCTTCGCCGTGTTCCTGCCGGTGAAGAGCGTGGGTGTGATGGGCGACGGCCGCACCTACGAATACGTGGTGGCCTTGCGCGCCGTGCAGACCCAGGACTTCATGACCGCCCACTGGGCCGAACTGCCCCACAGCCTGCTGGGCAAGGTGAGCAACCGCATCATCAATGAAGTGCGGGGCATCAACCGCGTTGTTTATGACATCTCCGGAAAACCGCCTGCGACTATCGAGTGGGAATGA
- the guaB gene encoding IMP dehydrogenase, whose translation MRLLQKALTFDDVLLVPAHSAVLPRDVSLATQLTRNIRLNIPLVSAAMDTVTESRLAITLAQEGGIGIVHKNLTPKGQAAEVSKVKRFESGVLKDPITVPPTLTVREVLSLTRTHRISGLPVVQGGKVVGIVTNRDLRFETNLDQTVGAMMTPRERLITVKEGASLEEAKALMHKHRLERVLVVNDDFELRGLMTVKDILKSSEHPLASKDELGRLRVGAAVGTGEGTEERVELLAEAGVDVIVVDTAHGHSEGVLQRVQWVKKNFPRVEVVGGNIATAGAAMALVDHGADAVKVGIGPGSICTTRIVAGVGVPQITAVDNVATALAALGVPLIADGGIRYSGDISKAIAAGANCVMLGGLFAGTEEAPGETVLFQGRSYKSYRGMGSLGAMKDGAADRYFQDSDANVEKLVPEGIEGRVPYKGTVGAVIHQLMGGLRASMGYVGCRTIDEMRSTAEFVEITSAGIRESHVHDVQITKEAPNYHVD comes from the coding sequence ATGCGACTCCTCCAGAAGGCGCTGACGTTCGACGACGTCCTCCTGGTGCCGGCCCATTCCGCCGTATTGCCCCGCGACGTCAGTCTCGCCACTCAGCTCACCCGCAACATCCGACTCAACATTCCCCTGGTTTCTGCAGCCATGGACACGGTGACCGAGTCCCGGCTCGCCATTACCCTGGCTCAGGAGGGAGGCATCGGCATCGTGCACAAGAACCTGACCCCAAAGGGCCAGGCGGCCGAGGTCTCCAAGGTCAAGCGTTTCGAGTCCGGGGTGCTCAAGGATCCGATCACGGTTCCGCCCACCCTGACGGTGCGCGAGGTGTTGAGCCTCACCCGCACCCATCGCATTTCCGGCCTGCCTGTCGTGCAGGGGGGCAAGGTGGTGGGTATCGTCACCAACCGGGACCTGCGTTTCGAGACCAATCTCGACCAGACCGTGGGGGCCATGATGACCCCCCGGGAGCGGTTGATCACCGTGAAGGAGGGTGCCAGCCTGGAGGAGGCCAAGGCCCTGATGCACAAGCATCGCCTGGAGCGGGTGCTGGTGGTCAATGACGATTTCGAACTGCGCGGCCTGATGACCGTGAAGGATATCCTCAAGTCCAGCGAACATCCCCTGGCCTCCAAGGACGAACTGGGCCGCCTGCGAGTTGGCGCTGCGGTAGGCACCGGCGAGGGCACCGAGGAACGGGTCGAGCTGTTGGCCGAGGCCGGCGTGGATGTGATCGTGGTGGATACGGCCCATGGGCACTCGGAAGGCGTGTTGCAGCGGGTGCAGTGGGTGAAGAAGAATTTCCCACGGGTTGAGGTAGTCGGCGGCAATATCGCCACTGCCGGGGCCGCCATGGCCCTAGTAGATCACGGCGCCGATGCGGTCAAGGTGGGCATCGGCCCTGGCTCCATCTGCACTACCCGCATCGTTGCCGGCGTGGGTGTCCCCCAGATCACCGCCGTCGATAATGTCGCCACCGCTCTGGCGGCGCTGGGCGTGCCCCTGATCGCCGATGGTGGTATCCGTTATTCCGGGGATATTTCCAAGGCCATTGCGGCTGGTGCCAACTGCGTGATGCTGGGCGGCCTCTTTGCCGGCACAGAGGAAGCTCCCGGCGAGACAGTGCTCTTCCAGGGCCGCTCCTACAAGTCCTATCGGGGCATGGGGTCCCTGGGGGCCATGAAGGACGGTGCGGCCGATCGTTATTTCCAGGATTCCGACGCCAACGTGGAAAAGCTGGTTCCCGAGGGGATCGAAGGCCGGGTGCCCTACAAGGGTACTGTGGGCGCGGTGATCCACCAGTTGATGGGTGGACTGCGGGCCTCCATGGGCTACGTGGGCTGCCGTACCATCGATGAGATGCGCAGCACCGCCGAGTTCGTGGAAATCACCTCGGCCGGCATCCGCGAGTCCCATGTCCACGACGTGCAGATCACCAAGGAAGCACCTAACTATCACGTTGATTGA
- a CDS encoding RnfH family protein, which translates to MAETSIEIEVVYARPGQQELIHLKLPEGATLQQALEASGLLQKHPEIDLVKGKFGIFGKLSRLDVGLRQRDRVEIYRPLIADPKEVRKQRAAEGKVMKKGGDAAGE; encoded by the coding sequence ATGGCTGAAACATCCATCGAAATCGAAGTGGTCTACGCCCGTCCTGGGCAGCAGGAACTGATCCACCTCAAGCTACCGGAAGGCGCTACTCTGCAACAGGCCCTGGAAGCCTCAGGTCTGCTGCAAAAACACCCGGAGATCGATCTGGTCAAGGGCAAGTTTGGCATTTTCGGCAAGCTGTCCCGGCTCGATGTCGGGCTGCGCCAGCGGGACCGGGTGGAAATCTACCGTCCCTTGATCGCCGACCCCAAGGAAGTGCGCAAGCAGCGGGCCGCCGAGGGCAAGGTGATGAAAAAGGGCGGCGACGCCGCCGGGGAATAA